A stretch of Bacillus pseudomycoides DNA encodes these proteins:
- a CDS encoding MBL fold metallo-hydrolase, whose product MSVLSLQAKDVAEKVLFGELFILDVRNEVDYMDWKIEGKQISSINKPYFDLLEGVEDILEELPKEKDILVVCAKEGSSKFVAEQLIEAGLKDVYYLAGGMKAWSEYVKPIKVGDLKDGGSMYQFNRVGKGCLSYMVISNGEAAVIDSVRTIEVYEQFAKEQGAVITNVMDTHLHADHISGGRKLAEKSNGTYWLPPKDAEEVVFSYEPLVEGTVITVGETKIEIQAIYSPGHTIGSTSFIVDDIYLLTGDILFVDSIGRPDLAGKAEDWVSDLRNTLYKCYKDLSQELIVLPAHYSKVSEMDEQGVVRAKLKNLFEQNAGLNIENEAEFRKTVTENLPPQPNAYQDIRRTNMGKINPSVDEEREMEIGPNRCAVHD is encoded by the coding sequence GTGAGTGTTCTATCATTACAAGCAAAGGATGTTGCTGAGAAAGTTTTATTTGGAGAATTATTTATTTTAGATGTTCGTAATGAAGTGGATTATATGGATTGGAAAATTGAAGGGAAACAAATTTCTTCTATTAATAAACCATATTTTGATTTATTAGAAGGCGTAGAAGATATCTTGGAGGAGTTGCCAAAGGAAAAAGATATTCTTGTTGTATGTGCGAAAGAAGGGTCTTCCAAATTTGTTGCTGAGCAACTTATAGAGGCTGGTTTGAAAGATGTGTATTATTTAGCTGGTGGTATGAAAGCTTGGAGTGAATATGTGAAGCCGATTAAAGTAGGTGATTTAAAAGATGGCGGAAGCATGTACCAATTCAACCGTGTTGGAAAAGGGTGTTTGTCCTATATGGTTATTTCAAATGGTGAAGCTGCTGTTATTGATTCGGTACGAACAATAGAAGTATATGAGCAATTTGCAAAAGAACAAGGTGCTGTAATTACAAACGTTATGGATACACATTTACATGCGGATCATATTTCTGGTGGTCGCAAGTTAGCTGAGAAATCGAATGGTACGTATTGGTTACCGCCAAAAGATGCTGAAGAAGTTGTCTTTTCTTATGAGCCACTTGTAGAAGGAACTGTAATTACAGTGGGGGAAACAAAAATTGAAATTCAAGCAATTTACTCACCAGGTCATACAATTGGAAGTACATCATTTATTGTAGACGATATTTATCTTCTAACAGGTGACATTTTATTTGTAGATTCCATTGGTCGTCCAGACCTTGCGGGAAAGGCGGAAGACTGGGTAAGTGATCTGCGTAACACCTTATATAAATGTTACAAGGATTTATCTCAAGAGTTGATTGTTTTACCAGCGCATTATTCGAAAGTAAGTGAAATGGATGAACAAGGTGTAGTTCGAGCAAAACTGAAAAATTTATTCGAACAGAATGCAGGGTTAAATATTGAGAATGAGGCAGAATTTCGTAAAACAGTTACAGAGAATTTACCGCCTCAGCCAAATGCATATCAAGACATTCGCCGAACAAATATGGGGAAAATCAATCCAAGTGTAGATGAAGAGCGTGAAATGGAAATTGGTCCAAACCGCTGTGCGGTGCATGATTAA
- a CDS encoding sulfurtransferase TusA family protein → MNAKQVLDVKGLACPMPIVRTKKAMEVLQSGEVLEVHLTDKGAIKDIPAWSKTGGHEVLQHTEENGVLKFWIKKA, encoded by the coding sequence ATGAATGCAAAACAAGTATTAGATGTGAAAGGCTTAGCATGCCCAATGCCAATCGTAAGAACAAAAAAAGCTATGGAAGTTTTACAATCTGGAGAAGTGCTAGAGGTTCATTTAACAGATAAAGGCGCGATAAAGGATATTCCAGCGTGGTCAAAAACAGGTGGCCACGAAGTACTACAACATACGGAGGAAAACGGTGTACTGAAGTTCTGGATTAAAAAGGCGTAA
- a CDS encoding rhodanese-like domain-containing protein has protein sequence MSINVVFNIALVVLVAWLIISRFLPVKGVKSINGKELKTLLHKKNKQLIDVRTQGEFRGNHIQGFQNIPLNELAQKASHLDNNKEVIVICQSGMRSKRAVKMLKKLGFQHITNVSGGMNAWN, from the coding sequence ATGAGCATAAATGTAGTATTCAATATAGCTTTAGTTGTACTTGTTGCTTGGCTTATTATTTCTCGCTTTTTACCAGTTAAGGGAGTTAAAAGTATAAATGGGAAAGAGCTAAAAACTTTACTTCATAAAAAGAATAAACAATTGATTGATGTTCGCACACAAGGTGAATTTAGAGGGAATCATATTCAAGGGTTTCAGAATATCCCCTTAAATGAGTTAGCACAAAAAGCGAGTCATTTAGATAACAACAAAGAAGTAATTGTAATTTGTCAAAGTGGAATGAGAAGTAAACGCGCAGTAAAAATGCTAAAAAAATTAGGTTTTCAACATATTACGAATGTCTCAGGTGGTATGAACGCTTGGAATTAA
- a CDS encoding rhodanese-like domain-containing protein has translation MKEMTAKELENKLVNQEILNMIDVREVEEVEEGKIPGALHIPLGLLEFRMHELDKNKEYIMVCRSGGRSSRAAQFLESNGFRVINMTGGMLDWEGKTE, from the coding sequence ATGAAAGAAATGACAGCAAAAGAATTAGAAAATAAATTGGTGAACCAAGAAATATTAAATATGATCGATGTTCGTGAAGTAGAAGAAGTAGAGGAAGGGAAAATTCCAGGAGCTCTTCATATTCCACTTGGTTTATTGGAATTTCGTATGCATGAATTAGATAAAAACAAAGAATATATTATGGTATGCCGCTCCGGAGGGAGAAGCTCACGAGCTGCACAGTTTTTAGAAAGCAATGGTTTCCGAGTGATAAATATGACTGGTGGTATGTTAGATTGGGAAGGTAAAACAGAATAA
- a CDS encoding DsrE/DsrF/DrsH-like family protein codes for MENKKKTTIVLFSGDYDKAMAAYIIANGAAAYDQEVTIFHTFWGLNALRKDEHVKVKKSFLERMFGKMMPRGANKMGLSKMNFAGMGQKMIQHVMKKHNAMPLPDLIDMAKEQGVKLVACQMTVDLLGLKEGEIMEDVEFAGVAAYLADASDGNVNLFI; via the coding sequence ATGGAGAACAAGAAGAAAACAACGATCGTTTTGTTTAGTGGAGATTACGATAAGGCGATGGCAGCTTATATTATTGCGAATGGTGCAGCAGCGTATGATCAAGAAGTGACGATTTTCCATACATTTTGGGGGTTAAATGCACTTAGGAAAGATGAACATGTAAAAGTAAAGAAAAGTTTCTTAGAGAGAATGTTTGGAAAGATGATGCCTCGCGGTGCAAATAAGATGGGGTTATCTAAAATGAATTTTGCGGGCATGGGCCAAAAAATGATACAGCACGTTATGAAAAAACATAATGCTATGCCGCTCCCAGATTTAATTGATATGGCAAAAGAGCAAGGTGTTAAGCTTGTAGCCTGTCAAATGACAGTTGATTTACTAGGTTTAAAAGAAGGGGAGATCATGGAAGATGTCGAGTTTGCTGGTGTGGCAGCTTATTTAGCAGATGCTTCTGATGGAAATGTGAATCTATTTATTTAA